AACGACTAGGGTCAAAGTAAAAGTAGGAATACCCTAATCTAAAAATGGGTCTTAAGTTTATTCCtaaataatgtttaaacaataaaaaaaagttacaatATAAAGTTACTTTCCTTCATTCAAACAActtcaaatgaaaatatgtcaCATACTTTTATTACAAAATGTGTCATGTACAAACCACAAACTATACAACGTTCACTTCTTTTCCACTTTGACCTTGGGGCTGAAGAAGGATGACATAGGCTTCATGCCAGTCTTGTCCACCTTAGCCAGAGTTTTCTGAGCAGCTGTCATCTTCTTGGGAGGCTGGAATACAGGAGTTAAAAAATTATACATATCAGTCTGATAAGTCAGTGAGCTTGCACAGAGAGAACAGGGAattcattacaaataaaaaaacgtTTCCACAAGCAAAGCTCCGCTGACCCATGTGTACCAAAATCTTAAAGAACTACACCAGCAACAATTCAGGGTCCTTACAGAATGACGCCAGACATAAAAGCAAACAAGTGACTGTTTTtagcttttaattaaaatcaaaacaaatgatgaTAAAGCAAGAATCAAAGCCACCGATTCCTGTCATATTTAGTCTTTTCAGGCAGACTGCTTCGCATACACTCACTTTCCGCGCAAAGTCTGCACTGTTGAATTTGGTGTAGTCCTCACCAGCCTCCACGGGTTTGTCTGAAAGTTTCCGCTTCTGCCAAATGAGGAAGTAAGAAATGCTTTTCATGACAAAGGCTACtaaacttctttttttcccacagaaacacacaccactACTAGCGCCCATCACCTCACACCGTAAATGAAAACGTCCTTACAACCCAAGTTAAAAACACGCAAGCAGTGACTGAGGAAGGTGGAAACATCTCCAAAACATGCAAATGCAGCAATGTTGGAGTAAGGTGGAGGACTACAGATCACCGTAGTTCTGACAGCATGCAGTAACACGAGTTTATGTTACATCGATTTCACACTTTCACAAGTGCACCAACATACCTTGGAAGGAGGCTCTGTCTCCTTTGGGCTCGTCAGCTCTGGTAACCTGTGAcgcagggagagaaagagaagcgaGAGTTGCATTGTGACCATAATTTAGAACTCATAACTGTCATGGTGTTAGGATTTGATAtctgaacatactgtaggtgtcTGAGGAGGGCTTTGCTCAGGTCTTCACTGATGTACTCCGATATTAGGCCGTGGGCATAGCGTAGGTAGTCCTCTGTATCATAAAGATGACAAAATGACACTGATTACCAGTATAACTCTagttattattgtaaataaattaatgttacATTATTTTAAGGCAAACTGAATGTTTCATGACTCAACTCTAACCCATACAAAAACCATATGTCTGTACTGCCATCTGTTGGTCAATACCCTTTCTGCTGGAAATGCTTTAAACATTAATGTGATGTCGagtttcttttgtcttttcatagGAAGGCACGGCTGGAATTTCTCAGTTATTAAAAATGACCTGTTTTAAACACTGAATCACCCTGAAGATGAATAGACTTACCCTCACAGTAGTCTgactctgacttcactctgacgTACGTTGTAGATTTGACTCCTTCCCCCACAGAGATATTTCTCTTCTTAAGGGCAACAACAGTTCTTTCAACCtagtaatgaaaagaaaaaacaagaaagcatTTTACATTAACACGGCACTGGATGATGCTTAAGTTAATTGTACTGTACTTTAGATTACCTTCTTCTGCAACCAGTTCATTGTCTTTTCTTCACTGTATCGATGAAACTTCAGGCCTCCCACTTCTGTAAGAATGAAACAGCATTTGAACGAAGCATTTAACCTTATTATTGAGTGATATCAGCCTCAAAATAAACTTCACCCTTTTCCTCAGCAATGTGGTGCAGGGATGCCAAGGAACGTGTGCAGCGCAGCAGCCTACAGCAAGCTGGGAATTCCTCATCCATAACAACTTGATCCACAGGCTGAAACTTCCCCTGAACAGCAGATAACAAAGGCAATttaaaattgaaacaaaaaagaattaTGTAAACAGTAAAGAGTTAAACAGATGAAACGCTTTAGCTACATGGCTTTACTTTTTAGGaagaaatacaacaacaaccaccTTTTTATGGACGCAGaccttttgaaatgttgctCACTGTAGCTACTAGTATAGAAATGGTTTCTACACAAGCTGTAAACCAAGGTGTATCATTTAGCATATCTCTCCAAGTTACTAATATGTGACAATAATACAGCACTGGAGCTGCTTTCAGTCTTAAAGTGCCCTTTTTGGAATTAAAAAAGGATTGTTCCCCtaaatgtgcctgtacactgTCATTCTGAAAAAACGCGTAGTTTTAGTGAGCAGCAAGTCTAAACATGTGCACGAACAGATCCTCCTCCAAAATTAGATGCCAGAGTTTGGACCGAGTCTGAGCAGGGATTGGGACACTCAGGGAATGGCTTCTACAAAtccagaaaatgtgaaaaagggaTGTCCTGCATTTCTAACATACTTGGTGAGTTTCTACAGGCACCATGGAGTCACATATTTgtaccaaaatgaccaaaaagtggattttgcataatacgGGTTTCTTACCTCTTTACCAGATTTAATCAAATAGGGCAAAATTAGATAGAGAGGATCCATTGGTGTCACAAAGAGAAGCCTCCCATCtgtcaaaaaaagaaacaactgtgagacagacacagaaccCTGATTAAAATATGGTGTGACTCTGACCAAACTCAGGACCAGGTAAATTATAGAATAACAATAGATACCCGTCTGCAGCATGTGAATATGTAGACCTGActgtagttttaattaattgagAAATAAGCTTGATACTGTTGCTTGCTTAAGTTGTCATTAATGTACATATGACCAATGTTTCCACTGGCATTTTTCTTAGTGTATTATGATCAGGCTTCACACAAGCTGTTGTAAATGCTGATACAAAAACTCATCTGCAGCTGACAAACACTGATAATGGGTATTTAAATGTACTATCAGCATATTAGTAGCAGCGTTTGCAAATACTATTAAGTTGCATTAGAGGTAACGGTGTGATGAGACCAACCTCTCTGTACTGTCTGGCCAACAAACCATGAGTGGAAATCTTCATCAAATGCTTTAACCTCATACAGCTGTTCGTCACAGCTACCCAGCATGTACAGAGAGGCTTCATCTGCAGGATAAAACAAAAGGAGGGACTGTTACTTTCACTACCACATCTGCATTTACAAGGTACAGATTTAGACTGcagtaaaaactgaacatgCAGCCACATTTAAAATTTACTTGACTTCTTGTGATGTTAAGTGTTTTTTCATTGAACACATATCCTTATATACTGTTTATCCTTTACTATGTATTGTCTTTCTTGGGGCTGCAACAGTTTCGATAATCTATTTAGTGCCAGTATCATCCAGCACTATGGAAAATGTTACTTTCATCTGAAGTGTAGTTGTATTTTTAGCTGCAGGTCCCTGATGGATTCATAACAGTACAAAAGATAATACAAACCTGTAGAGGGGTTCCTTAGTCTCACAAATGCTGGGTTACTGTCGTGCATCTGTGAGTCGATGACGGAGCCTGTGGACATCAACACAAACGTTACCTATGAGAAAACATCACTGTGTAATCTGTGGAGAATGATCTTTGAAAACCTGCACGCCACTGTGATAAAAAAGGACTGAATTAACTAACAACTAGTTAATAAGGCTTCTGCTGTTTGTAGCATGCTAGCTCCTTTAGCTCCTCTGTCATGAAGCTACTAACCTGCAGCAATGACAACCCAGCTGTCACTTTGAATATTGGGCGTTCGCCTCTTTTTCGTAGCCATTTTGTGAAACACAGCTTCACGGGATGGATTTCTGTTGATGTGGTTTAGCacttgtatatttatttatatctctCTGGGCTAAAACACTGGAGTTTAGTTGCTGTTTTTCGTCCAACAGCATGAGCTCAGAAAAGGCGCCTCTCTGCGTCCACTTCCTGGGTTCGTCTCACAGGGGGAGACGTGACTTTTATTATTGCGCTATCAGCTCATTTCTATCATATCATTTTAAGCAAGCAATACAAAcgaattatttttaataaaatacacattatggGATTGTAAGATGCAAAATCGAAACAAAAAAGACGTCTTAGTAGACTTTTAATTCCCCCTGTTTTTAAAACATAGTGGTACGATCCGTGGTGACGTCGTGTCAGCATGCAGTTCTCCCATAGAGCCGCTAGAGGTCGCTCCATAACttttaatacaaacacacataaggTCCATTTCACTACAGTTTATCTCTCAGTCTCTTAGctgataattatttaatatggTTTGGTCTTCACATAGAAGGCAAAAGACCTCTACTCTCAGGTGCATGATGTTTGGTGACCAGTTGTCCTTTGGCACACTGGTACACAACAGATTGGGGGATCCATCTGTCCTCCAGTAAAAGCAGGGtatttctcactctctctcaggATATGACACTGCGAGCCCCAGTTGGTTTTTAGTGACtcatttctgtgttgtgtgtgtgtgtgtgtgtgtgtgtgttttccctccTGCACCGTACGTGTGCACGCTCGAGTAGAGATGTGCGTGACGCTCGAGTGTGTTTCCTTCTCCGTTTGATAGCTGTGTCATCAATTTGTGCAAATGTCCCCATGTCCCCATGCTTTTTTCAGATGTTGATCACCCTGTTTTATAAAGATCCGCACAGTATAgtcagtttttttaattctctcGTTTGGTTAATGAGGAAGCCAGGgatgtgtttgcttttaaacatttctataCAGTGTCTACGTGGGTCCAGCATGTGGAGAAAAACTACAGCTCTATGTTTCTCTATGTTTCTCTGACCtgtcatttatttccacattttcagTCTTTTGTGTCTTGTATCCTTTCCTTTggttttttactgtttaaaaataatattgccTTGCAGGCCCATTTGTCCAGATTTGACCAGGTCTTGCTCTAAACCCTTTGAACAGTGTCTCAACTCCTGGAAATCAGTTAGATTTATGTTGCTGGAGTCTGTGGCACAGAGAGCGTGGGTGAGATATTGTCTGTGAATTACTTGTTTTATGGGTCCCCGGAGGATCATACACAATCGTCTGTGTAGCTATACAGAATATTTCATGaaagctttctttctttttggcCTGCTTGAGGGAACGTCTGTGTTTCTGACTGCCAGGGAGAACAACAGCAGCCTTTCTGATACACTGGACCACAGACAACCCCAGAGAGCCGAGTCCTCTGTCACCAGCATGCAGACAAGAACAAAGCGGGTCTAAATTTAGGCCCCGATATAGCTTTGTGGACCCGGAATCCAAGACCCCTCTATCCTCTTCCAAACCCAACTCCACAATCCTCATCAATCATGCATCTAACAAAGAGAATTTGAAGACAGCCAAAGCTATGTCTGTTCTTTCGTTCTTCCCCTTAAGCTCTACTTCCTCCTTCTCTATATAATTCACTTTTGAgcttgcttttttgtttgtttgtttgtttgaaaataaGATAATTCCAGTACTTCTCGGTGGATGTAGGAGTTTATTGCAGTCAGCAGCATTGAACTCAATGAAGAACATGTGGATCTATCTCTTTGGCCTCATATGTGGTGGTCTGGTGCAGGGTGACAGGTCACAGTTTACATATTGACTCATCCCTGGTCTGTCACCACCATGTGCTGTGAATTACTAAGAGTATATCTTCATCATCTATCTTTAGGATTTATAGACTGAATAAACTTGATATCAAGAGCACCACAGTGCATTTTTAACCGTGGTGGCTGCCAAGAGACAACATCACTCTGCACGCCACTGTTTCTGTATAGATACACACATCACGCAGCTGTGAAAGCCACATTACCATCGTGGATTCTCTGCTGATTTTAACTCCCATCCTCGGCTCGGGGAGGTAATGTACACAGTCATACACTCCTAatagacatgcacacacataaaaacagatgtGGAGAGAATTCCCCTTGGCAGCTGTAGCCTTTGAGTCATCATCTGGGATTCCCTTCCTCTCACTTCCAAATATGGGTGGGATTGTGAGAGAGCGGGAGGCTGAGTGGAACCCCCTTGTGATGTCAGAGACTGCGAGACTCACGCTGACTGGAAATTCACAGGAAGGAATGTCGGGAATGCAAGAATCACCGAAATGCTATTCTCTCATGCATGTTTGCAAAGTCCGAGTTGTAGCACACATGCCTCGT
This Anabas testudineus chromosome 21, fAnaTes1.2, whole genome shotgun sequence DNA region includes the following protein-coding sequences:
- the rnaseh2b gene encoding ribonuclease H2 subunit B isoform X2, whose amino-acid sequence is MATKKRRTPNIQSDSWVVIAAGSVIDSQMHDSNPAFVRLRNPSTDEASLYMLGSCDEQLYEVKAFDEDFHSWFVGQTVQRDGRLLFVTPMDPLYLILPYLIKSGKEGKFQPVDQVVMDEEFPACCRLLRCTRSLASLHHIAEEKEVGGLKFHRYSEEKTMNWLQKKVERTVVALKKRNISVGEGVKSTTYVRVKSESDYCEEDYLRYAHGLISEYISEDLSKALLRHLQLPELTSPKETEPPSKPPKKMTAAQKTLAKVDKTGMKPMSSFFSPKVKVEKK
- the rnaseh2b gene encoding ribonuclease H2 subunit B isoform X1, yielding MATKKRRTPNIQSDSWVVIAAGSVIDSQMHDSNPAFVRLRNPSTDEASLYMLGSCDEQLYEVKAFDEDFHSWFVGQTVQRDGRLLFVTPMDPLYLILPYLIKSGKEGKFQPVDQVVMDEEFPACCRLLRCTRSLASLHHIAEEKEVGGLKFHRYSEEKTMNWLQKKVERTVVALKKRNISVGEGVKSTTYVRVKSESDYCEEDYLRYAHGLISEYISEDLSKALLRHLQLPELTSPKETEPPSKKRKLSDKPVEAGEDYTKFNSADFARKPPKKMTAAQKTLAKVDKTGMKPMSSFFSPKVKVEKK